DNA from Dietzia lutea:
CGTCCGGGGTAGAGGTGGATGAACAGCACCGCGAGTCCGAGGCCGAACGCCAGCACGACGCCGATCGAGGAATCGCGTTGGGAGGCCCGGGCGCCCATGATCCCGAACATCAGCGCCGCGATCACCGACCCCACGACGGCCCCCAGGCCGAGGTTGAGTCCGAAGAGCAGCGCGGCGGCGGCGCCGGTGAGGGCGAGCTCGCTGGCGCCGTGGACGGAGAACGACATCTGCCGCATGATGATGAACGGTCCGATCGCGCCGGAGAGCAGGCCGAGCAACGCGATCGCGGCGAGGCCGAAGATCACGAAGTCCTGCTGCAGCAGGTAGGCGGTCGTCTCGGTGTCGGCGATGGACTCGCCGATCTCGAGCAGGCGGTCCATCAGTGCGCTCCGTCCCCGGTGTGGTCGTGGTGGTGTCCCGTGGTCCAGGGCTCGGTGCACAGGTGTTGGGTGTCGCCCACCACGATGATCTGTCCGCGCACGCGCAGCACCTCGACGGGGGAGGAGTACAGCTCGGACATGACCTCGCTGGTGAACACCTCGTCGGGAGTGCCGATGCGGTGCCGCCCGTCGACGAGGTAGACGATCCGGTCGACCATCGGCAGGACCGGGTTGATCTCGTGGGTGACGAACACGACCGCCGTGTCGTGCTCGCGGCGTCGGTGGTCGAGGACGGAGGCGACGGTGCGCTGGCCGGTGTGGTCGAGGCTGAGGAGCGGTTCGTCGCAGAGCATGACGCACGGGTCGGCGGCGATGGCCTGGGCCACGCGCACCCGCTGTTGTTCGCCGCCGGACATCCGCCCGAGCGGCTTGTCGGACAGTGTCGCGGCCTCGAGCC
Protein-coding regions in this window:
- a CDS encoding metal ABC transporter ATP-binding protein, yielding MGTDPADPAAAHVRGTPGPGPVVSLRGVTVSRGGRTLIRDLDLEVQPGEFVAVLGPNGAGKTTLLKVLLGEHRPDAGSVLVDGRPPGDRATHLGYVPQQRAFDPGITLRGRDLVALGIDGTRWGPGRPSRRADKRRIVADSLARLEAATLSDKPLGRMSGGEQQRVRVAQAIAADPCVMLCDEPLLSLDHTGQRTVASVLDHRRREHDTAVVFVTHEINPVLPMVDRIVYLVDGRHRIGTPDEVFTSEVMSELYSSPVEVLRVRGQIIVVGDTQHLCTEPWTTGHHHDHTGDGAH